TGTGTGATCGAGCTACTAGTTAGTACTTGTAGTTCTGTTATGGAACTTACATTGCAGCTCCCGTGTCCTGCACAATTTCAAGGGGCCCAAGATAATTTGAAGTCATTCTATCTCACAAAATAAAGAACAAATATGAATTCTGTGTGATTAGATAGAGCCCTAAAAAAGCCAGTATTAGGTGAGAATATACAATTTCTGTAAGCTAAGCAAGCTTCGTGGATATCCAGAGAAAGATGACAGCTGCGACCCATGGGCCGCAAACCTTTCTCCCCATTCATTTCCGTGGTTGTTGTTTCATTGAAGACAGGGTAAAGAGCTCCTCCTTAGGTCATCAGAATTGACTAGATACAATCTCCCAAAGTGATTAGGGTTGATGCCCACTATATCTGTCACAGATATCTCATTCTGCAGAACGCCGTGATTGGTCGAGTCCATGGGAGGGTCTGATCGACGGGCAGATAATCTTACGGGCTTTGAAACAGTGGCTCGAATGCCTGAGATCAGACATTGCAGACCGTCCGTCACCCGTGACATGCATGCAACTCAATATCTCCCCAACACATGTATGGCTTCTCTTTTCATGGCGTTGCCATATGTAAGTTATGTAGATGACGTCGTTCAGCCAGGAGTATGGGGCAGATTATGTTTAGCAGTAGCTGACCTATGAGGCAAATTAGTCTAATAATAACCGACTAGCACAGAGATCAACGTTCAAAACGTGTCCAGGATCCTGTCATATTAGCGCATTGCCGCATCGTAGTGGAGTACTGGAAGAAGCTGTTCAGCCACCGCATTTTTCCCCCAAAACAATATATACCAGCCTCTCGATATTTCCGCGTCTCATAGTAGCCGAATTGTCCCATCGCGTGAAACGATCTCAATCCATCTGAATAACCTCTTTAGTGCTTCATACTACTGCCAGTCAGTCCCAAAATAAGTGCGAATTACGGGGTTAGATCGATTATAGAATCTCGCGCATATTTCTGGCCTGTCTGTGATAGGGGCACGTGCGGGTACTGATCGCTATCGCTTGGCGTTTGGTACTTTACCAATCTCGAGGTTCTCTGCGACGATTTGCCTTCACTACTCGCTTTGATTATTATTTCTCCTGTGTCTCAAGTCATTGGACCTTGCCAAATTCCCATATTCATTCCTCTACCTCATTCTCACTGACTTCGATCTGAAACCCCCCACCTTCCAACCAAAAATCAGCAAAGGGACCGGTCAGGTCTCAGGAGGTCACATTCCgctcctcctttttcttgtctccCAACCAGGTGTTTGCCGTGGGCGACCGTGCATTGGACTGGACTGTCTACCGACGTGGCATTCCAGCTCTTGTCCAAGTGGAGCGACTGATCGCATACCTACATAATCCCTGAACCAATAATCCCTTTTATACCCCGGTCCAGTCATACGTAACTCGACCATGCTTCAAAACGCCGACCATACCTTGACTACTGCCACGTCCGTCATCAACGCCCCGGGCTCACCCTCTATAATTTCCCCGACCGAGCGAAACGGATCGTCTCAGCCTTGCAATGACCCTCAAGTATCCCACCAGGAAGTTTCCCCGACTTCGTTAGTACAGAACTCGCATGCAGCCCTGTCGGAGAAACAGTTCCTTCCACACCAGTCTTTCCACCGGCGTGCAAATACTGAGGTTTTTGTTCGACGACAGTCGCATTTGCCGGCCCGACAACTCTTTGCAGACCAGTCCAAGACACTGGAAGATCTCGACAATAGGGGTAGACCCTCGAACCCGCCAACGGAGAATCTCACTAGAAGAAAACTAGAGGAAGGTGCGAAGCTATTCACGGGCTGGTTTCAGGGCAAGTCTGAACCAGTCAATCTGGGAGTGATGTCTCAGCCAGAGTCTGCAGGAACGTCGACGATGGACGCTCGCGATTTCTATGGATCCCCTAGGGTCCCCACATCGCGAGCACAGAAGCGTATGACCGCTCCTTCACCTTTAAAACAGGTAACCTCGACGggtcctttctctttctttgggttgAAGCGCCAGGAACCCAAACTGGAGCTCCCTGAGCCTGCAGATGATGAACTCCTAAATTTGGACGTCGCCGCTGCTCTATTCCCAACCACAACTACTAGTCTCAGTGAACAGGAAGCATTTGATACCCTGAGGAACAACGCGGAGAACGTCATCAAGAGGTTGCAGGCGGCCTATAAGCAAAGAACGTTCGCCTTACATGAGGCACTAGCAGACAAGAATGAGAAacaagaagagctggaagagacCCGGACACGAGTTGGGAACCTGAAGATACAGCTGGATGGCATGGCCGAGAAGGTagatcaacaagaaaaggCCATGAATGCCAtggcggaggagctggacCAGGAGAGACAATTGCGccaaagagaagatgaagcgCGCTTGCGCAGTATCAGACTCATCAGGTCTAGTGATGATGAGAGCATTTCCGACCTGGGCGCTGACCTTCAAACTCCCACGCGGAGCATGAAGCGTGCTAGCAATGCCACATACGCCAGCGATTCGGGCTTTGATTCGGGGGACGAAAGCCTTGCAGAGAGCGTATTTTCGCGCCGGGAAGGCCTCGAATCACCGGCTTCTACGGTagctccttctccaagcATCTCTCATATCACACTGCCTGCACCAGTATCAACTCctttgaaagagaaagaacttAAGCCCCTCCAACAAACACCGACACCACGGCAATCGGCATATGACCGAGTTCTCAAAGGTATTACCAGCTCGTGGACGAGTAACTCTAAATGTGGGATCTGCCACGGAGTTCCTTCCTCTGAAGCCTGGAGCGTCCTAGGAATTCtaaaggaagaaaacaagggcTTGAAGGAACGATTAGGCGAACTTGAAATAGTCATCGATGACTGCCTGCTTCTGGTTGGACCTTGAACCTAGTTTATCTTCGCAGTGAGCTTCCTTGTTCCTTATGGAACCATACAGCGTCTAATATGTGAAGATACGAACAGTTGATCTTTGAACGGCTCTTGCCTACGATGAAGACGCGtgttgattttcctttgtttgtcCAAAACCGCCTTGAATGAATTGTTATTATATACCATGATACCTATCCGCCTGAACAGTctatattagatagataatGGAATCTACTAGATATTGAAGTATTGTCTGGAACTGTAAAGAGTCTCTTCATTCTCAATTGTAGTGGTAATGACCATATTTGTAGCATTGCTTATAATGAATGGACTTGTGAGTGAAAAGTAGAGAGGGATGTGAAGAAGTGAGCTTCGTGTCCACGATGTCATTATTCATGGTCAGCTTTTGAGTCATAATTGAAGAAGGGAGGGTAGAGGGGCGAGTGTTGTAGTGTAGGGAGATGAACTAACCCTAGGTAAGTAGTGCTCCGTAATGGCCGGGCTGGTGAGGAACTAATCAAAAGGACTGCGGAGGAAAGCGACCAAGTGGCCTCAACGGGTTAGCGCGACTGGGAAAGTGGCCAGCGAGGCGACTATTGCTTCGCACCCGAACTCAACCTCATCgctccctttcccttccccatCTTATTACTTCGACcactttcccttcttctcttcttcttctttttatcctTTGATTTTCCTTCCGCTCTTTCAGCTGGCCCTTCCACcagcttcattttcttttctcttcccccctACTTTATCAAGTATTTGGAAGCTGGAAAGTCACAATGAGCGGACGTGAGTGCACAGCACGCGATCGCAACCAATTCCTGCGACAGCGCTTTATCCTCCGTCTCAATGGGTCAGAAAATGCTGATATAGGCAATTAGTTCGCTTCCTTGATCTAATCAAGCCCTTTACGCCCCTCCTCCCGGAGGTGGCAGCTCCTGAGACCAAGGTGCCCTTCAACCAGAAGTTGATGTGGACTGGGGTACGTTGATGTGCTAGAGCGCAACAGAGCTTTCAAGGCTGACAGATTGGCTTCAGTTGACACTCCTGATCTTCTTGGTCATGAGCCAGATGCCTCTCTATGGTATTGTCTCCTCTGACACTTCCGATCCCCTGTACTGGCTGCGTATGATGTTGGCCAGTAACCGTGGTACCCTGATGGAATTGGGTATCACTCCCATCATCTCCTCCGGCATGGTTTTCCAGGTGAGTCCGGACGAGTTTCCCCTAAGTTATATGCTTGTTATGAAGCGCCGCTAACTAGTCCTTTTGTTCAATAGCTCCTCGCTGGTACCCATCTCATCGATGTCAACCTTGACCTCAAAACCGACCGTGAACTGTACCAGACCGCCCAGAAGCTTTTCGCGATCATCCTCTCCTTCGGTCAAGCTTGTGTCTATGTCTTGACTGGTCTCTATGGTCAGCCAAGCGATCTTGGTGCCGGTATCTGTGTCCTGCTCATTGTTCAGCTGGTTGTTGCTGGTCTTGTTGTCATTCTTCTGGATGAGTTGCTCCAGAAGGGATACGGTCTTGGAAGCGGTATCTCTCTGTTCATTGCCACCAACATTTGCGAGTCTATCGTCTGGAAGGCTTTCTCTCCCACTACCATCAACACTGGCCGTGGTCCCGAGTTCGAGGGTGCTATCATCGCTCTGTTCCATCTTCTGTTGACCTGGTCCGACAAGCAGCGTGCTCTGCGCGAGGCTTTCTATCGCCAGAACCTCCCTAACGTCATGAACCTGCTGGCTACTCTCCTCGTATTCGCCGCCGTCATCTACCTCCAGGGTTTCCGTGTGGAGATCCCCGTCAAGTCCTCTCGCCAGCGTGGAATGCGTGGATCTTACCCCGTTCGTCTCTTCTACACCTCTAACATGCCTATTATGCTCCAGTCCGCCCTGTGCTccaacatcttcctcatcagtCAGATGCTGTACTCGCGCTTCTCGGACAACCTTCTGGTCAAGCTTCTCGGAGTTTGGGAGCCTCGCGAGGGATCCGCCCAGCTTTACGCTTCCTCCGGTATCGCTTACTACATGTCCCCTCCTCTCAACTTCAAGGAGGCTCTTCTTGACCCTATCCACACCGCTGTTTACATTACCTTCATGCTGGTTGCTTGCgctctcttctccaagacCTGGATTGAAGTCTCTGGCTCCGCCCCTCGTGACGTTGCCAAGCAGCTCAAGGATCAGGGTCTTGTGATGGCCGGCCACCGTGAGCAGAGCATGTACAAGGAGCTCAAGAGGGTTATCCCTACTGCTGCTGCCTTTGGTGGTGCTTGCATTGGTGCTCTTTCCGTTGCCTCTGACCTCCTTGGCGCTCTTGGTAGCGGTACTGGTATCCTCCTTGCCGTGACGTAAGTCTTCCCGCTCTACCGCCTTTAACTTTGTGCTGACAATGACACAGCATCATCTACGGATACTTCGAAATCGCCGCTCGTGAAGGCGATATTGGTTCGGGCCTCAAGGGCCTTGTTCCTGGCAACTAAACAGGAAGCTTTCAGACTTTTTTTGATGAACAGcatgagaaagaaggattGTAGGTTCGATATACTTTGTATTTCTCGTTCATTCCCAGGTGATGCGCTGCCGCTGTGGCCGTCTGGATTTTGGGTGTATGTCTAGTTTTGCATGGAAGGTAAAGAGTCTTCCCATCGGAAAAGCGAGGCTGCAGCTGTACATAGCATGAACCTGGTTTGTAACcatatattctataaaagaCCTTAAAATGATATCTAATTTGCTATGACAAAAGATAAAACGGACATTGTAGGTGCGCGCGTACTTGGTAGTATTAGAATCCAGCATCGCAAATAAATGCCAATACACTGGAACGGGTATAAAATACACCACGGCACTACACCCTCCAGCTCAAGTTCTGTAGTCGCCATTAATAGTGACATACTCGTGGCTGAAATCACAGAACCAGTAAACAgcctcctcaccaccaagaccCTGCTCACCCTTCTCACCACCGCCAAGGTCAACAACAATCTCCAGATCCTCCTCCTGGAGAATAACACTGGCACGCTCCTCATCGACCTGTTCAGGTTCACCGTTCACAAGCAAGTTCAACACAGGACTACCATCAACAGGCTTGAAGCTGACGCTCGTGTGCTCAGGAACGACAGTTCCCGGCGCCACACCCTGGGTATAACCAATAGCGCAGAGAATACGACCCCAGTTGGCATCCTTACCATACAAGGCTGTCTTGACGAGCGGAGAGCGAGCAATGGTCGACGCAATCAACCGACCGGATTCATAATCGGGTGAGTTCTGGACGCGGACAGTAACAAACTTAGTGGCTCCTTCACCGTCGCGCACGACGAGCTGAGACAGCGACTGTGCGAACGAAGTCAGAATATCCTGCATTGCGGCGTAGTCgtcggacgaggaggagctgATGGGTGCTCCGCCTGCGGCGCCGTTGGCGAGGATCGCGATGGTGTCGTTTGTGCTGGTGTCACCGTCAACGGAGATGGAGTTGAACGAGCGGTTGACGGAGTGCTTGAGGAGGGACTGGAGTGCGGAAGGTTCGATTGGTGCGTCGGTGCAGAGTACGCCCAGGAGAGTGGCCATGTTCGGGTGGATCATGCCGGCTCCCTTGGTCATGCCGGCGAGGCTGTAGGTGCGACctggggaggaggggagagtgAATGTGCGAGAGAGAAGCTTGGGGAAGGTATCCGTTGTGCAGATTGCGCGGGCTGTGGTGAGCCAGGCGTCGTGCGTGGAAGAGAGATTGGCGTGGGCTACTGGGACTTTCTTGAGGATCTTTGAGATTGGGAGGCTATGGTATGTTTTGTTAGCATTGGTTTTAGTTAGAATGTGGGAAATACATTGTGGATATTGCATACCGTTGACCGATGACACCGGTGCTCATGACGAGAGTGCTGGGCTCATTGAGTCCA
This DNA window, taken from Aspergillus flavus chromosome 5, complete sequence, encodes the following:
- a CDS encoding uncharacterized protein (protein transport protein Sec61 alpha subunit, putative); protein product: MSGLRFLDLIKPFTPLLPEVAAPETKVPFNQKLMWTGLTLLIFLVMSQMPLYGIVSSDTSDPLYWLRMMLASNRGTLMELGITPIISSGMVFQLLAGTHLIDVNLDLKTDRELYQTAQKLFAIILSFGQACVYVLTGLYGQPSDLGAGICVLLIVQLVVAGLVVILLDELLQKGYGLGSGISLFIATNICESIVWKAFSPTTINTGRGPEFEGAIIALFHLLLTWSDKQRALREAFYRQNLPNVMNLLATLLVFAAVIYLQGFRVEIPVKSSRQRGMRGSYPVRLFYTSNMPIMLQSALCSNIFLISQMLYSRFSDNLLVKLLGVWEPREGSAQLYASSGIAYYMSPPLNFKEALLDPIHTAVYITFMLVACALFSKTWIEVSGSAPRDVAKQLKDQGLVMAGHREQSMYKELKRVIPTAAAFGGACIGALSVASDLLGALGSGTGILLAVTIIYGYFEIAAREGDIGSGLKGLVPGN
- a CDS encoding uncharacterized protein (Arginine biosynthesis bifunctional protein ArgJ, mitochondrial; Contains: RecName: Full=Arginine biosynthesis bifunctional protein ArgJ beta chain), translated to MASPAQPAATMAAFARMVKGQVRSYSAPVDMAIPASKRKFIPSSGSYPKGFVVSGTHVGVKASNTKFPDLALISSETPCSAAAVFTTNKFQAAPVQVSRDIIKTRQGQGIRSVVINSGCANAVTGKGGLEDAVSMGKKVDECDGLNEPSTLVMSTGVIGQRLPISKILKKVPVAHANLSSTHDAWLTTARAICTTDTFPKLLSRTFTLPSSPGRTYSLAGMTKGAGMIHPNMATLLGVLCTDAPIEPSALQSLLKHSVNRSFNSISVDGDTSTNDTIAILANGAAGGAPISSSSSDDYAAMQDILTSFAQSLSQLVVRDGEGATKFVTVRVQNSPDYESGRLIASTIARSPLVKTALYGKDANWGRILCAIGYTQGVAPGTVVPEHTSVSFKPVDGSPVLNLLVNGEPEQVDEERASVILQEEDLEIVVDLGGGEKGEQGLGGEEAVYWFCDFSHEYVTINGDYRT